In a single window of the Nicotiana tomentosiformis chromosome 8, ASM39032v3, whole genome shotgun sequence genome:
- the LOC138897213 gene encoding uncharacterized protein: protein MDASNPKKKVQPPTTTGQSDEPTVVAPETVDVPSTSDAPSSSAAVMPSPSSTAPTTVPATTPTSSLKQVFMPTHPLSALQVSQTLASLNNWMQTVIVKLSDLSSTVAAQSTSQASQIISLGFLNAMVLSKGSCCVNWVTRPNDG, encoded by the exons ATGGATGCGAGCAACCCgaagaagaaagttcagcctcctaccaccacaggccagtctgatgagccaactGTGGTAGCTCCTGAGacagttgatgttccatccacttcagATGCGCCTTCCTCCAGTGCCGCAGTTATGCCTTCACCATCATCCACAGCCCCTACTACAGTTCCTGCCACAACTCCCACCTCGTCTTTGAAGCAAGTGTTCATGCCTACTCACCCACTATCTGCACTgcaagtctcccagacattggcgagcctcaacaactggatgcagacagtcATTGTAAAGTTGTCTGACTTGTCTAGTACTGTTGCAGCGCAGTCCACGTCACAAGCATCACAG ataataagccttggttttcttaatgccatggttctttccaaaggtagttgttgtgtgaactgGGTGACTCGTCCAAACGATGGATag